In Humulus lupulus chromosome 7, drHumLupu1.1, whole genome shotgun sequence, the following are encoded in one genomic region:
- the LOC133788469 gene encoding uncharacterized protein LOC133788469 codes for MAIEKNNFKVSRFDSEFSPGSRKSMSSDDDELQRRSSAVESDDDDEFDDADSGAGSDDFDLLELGETGVEFCQVGNQTCSIPFELYDLQGLEDILSVDVWNECLGDEERLGLTKFLPDMDQETYMLTLKELFTGSNFHFGSPVKKLFDMLKGGLCEPRVALYREGWNFFQKRQHYHLLRKHQNNMVSNFCQTRDAWLNYGGYSIEERLRVLNIMKSQKSLMHEKMEDLETASSERESNEGLQNSRIKDKKISQKMGRQSAYGGSPNLDIPLRRRALALESTNYGKQNPKGMLKLSGSKNSTAKGLGGRITPVYHGLDMNSGPYSSAVALPRQNKALGYEPGATHRLRDQLRGSDDAEDTYGFGDHRNRIMDKSGILKLGRKHDLHRGDELGSQSLIGLPLSSKTDIHSYGRKKNANAFSEANLFATKPSNVRGPYDFPKKGKYPEYVQQYAVGDQLKYFKGRLPQQLVKGNRVDSSDQIESFWNNRGQEDAFSVDSPFRSDDWSVRSKKRKMGENSPDLKYKSHRDSPPQLNDRFLPSEYRAKPFEEKTRGQNGGPDPAVNRGNKLFNRNEETESDSTDQSYDDEDSNPLLRSKIAYPTGVGEASRSSLSKFVKGGKKAKLFKKDTTADIQSLDGTTHSKKVGSFLEQGHLHGVEKYSSKAKQKGKMRDSSPLRESSARVMEEDNYAFGLGKFADDDNDHIYNLVKNGPLSGEPGEKSQKNHPVDGKQKRGITRDQSHRIREYMVDDEDGSLRQGRLSAEGKRQGRFGKKSLNTEAYVADHCEKSEASLQGCSVMTKKRKGKVDVTDMYKGDEDNDLISDHQHLIDDSISSKKKAKRKVEADAGGSDMEPSEPPISEMGTTDMELEIKPQKKAFTLITPTVLTGFSFSIIHLLSAVRLAMITPLPEDTLEVGKSVEEQNKKDDGVSGVHSREKADANNTEQAGEVNVPSLTVQEIVNRVRSNPGDPCILETQEPLQDLVRGVLKIFSSKTAPLGAKGWKTLAVYEKSTKSWSWLGPVSHSSSDHETIEEVTSPDAWSLPHKMLVKLVDSFANWLKSGQETLQQIGSLPAPPLSLMQLNLDEKERFRDLRAQKSLNTISPSTEEVRAYFRKEEILRYSIPDRAFSYTAADGKKSIVAPLRRCGGKPTSKARDHFMLKRDRPPHVTILCLVRDAAARLPGSIGTRADVCTLIRDSQYIVEDVSDSQVNQVVSGALDRLHYERDPCVQFDGERKLWVYLHREREEEDFEDDGTSSTKKWKRQKKDAAEQADQGTVTVAFSGTADQIGGYDLCSDLNAEPLSVDDKGTELGFDDARHNGDDNIDPNQGSEQGDMRDGHPIVWDALDLNPMRENKLLCQENSTNEDFDDETFGRERPVGVLM; via the coding sequence ATGGCGATTGAGAAAAACAACTTTAAGGTCTCGAGGTTTGATTCGGAGTTTTCTCCCGGTAGTAGGAAGAGTATGTCGAGTGATGATGATGAGCTTCAACGACGGAGCTCCGCCGTTGAatctgatgatgatgatgaatttGACGATGCTGATTCTGGGGCTGGGTCTGATGACTTTGATTTGCTGGAATTGGGGGAAACTGGTGTAGAGTTTTGTCAAGTCGGGAATCAGACTTGTAGCATTCCGTTTGAGCTTTATGATCTTCAGGGTCTTGAAGATATATTGTCAGTTGATGTGTGGAATGAGTGCTTGGGTGACGAGGAACGACTTGGTCTAACTAAATTTCTGCCTGACATGGATCAAGAGACTTATATGCTTACTTTGAAAGAGCTCTTTACGGGTTCCAATTTTCATTTTGGGAGTCCTGTTAAAAAGTTGTTTGATATGCTGAAGGGAGGTTTGTGTGAGCCTAGAGTCGCCCTTTATCGCGAGGGGTGGAATTTTTTTCAGAAGCGACAGCACTACCATCTTTTGAGGAAGCATCAGAACAATATGGTGAGTAATTTTTGTCAGACAAGGGATGCTTGGCTAAATTATGGAGGATACAGTATTGAGGAGAGGCTTCGAGTTTTGAACATCATGAAAAGCCAGAAGAGTTTGATGCATGAGAAGATGGAAGATTTGGAGACTGCCTCATCAGAAAGAGAGTCAAATGAAGGCTTGCAAAACAGCAGGATTAAGGATAAGAAGATTTCACAGAAAATGGGACGTCAGTCTGCTTATGGTGGTAGTCCAAATCTGGATATTCCTCTACGACGACGGGCGTTGGCTTTGGAATCAACAAATTATGGGAAGCAGAATCCGAAAGGTATGCTCAAGTTGAGTGGGTCCAAAAATTCTACAGCGAAGGGGCTAGGGGGGCGCATTACTCCTGTTTACCATGGTTTGGATATGAACTCTGGACCATACAGTTCAGCAGTAGCGCTTCCTCGGCAGAATAAAGCATTAGGGTATGAACCAGGGGCAACCCACAGATTAAGAGACCAACTGAGAGGCAGTGATGATGCTGAAGATACATATGGATTTGGTGACCACCGAAATCGTATTATGGACAAGTCTGGAATTCTTAAACTAGGGAGAAAGCATGATCTTCATAGAGGTGATGAATTGGGCTCTCAAAGTTTGATTGGTTTGCCACTGTCATCAAAGACTGATATACATTCCTATGGTAGGAAAAAGAATGCAAATGCTTTCTCAGAGGCAAACCTCTTTGCCACTAAGCCTTCCAATGTTCGAGGTCCCTATGATTTTCCAAAAAAGGGTAAGTATCCTGAATATGTTCAGCAATATGCAGTTGGGGATCAGTTGAAGTATTTTAAAGGCAGACTTCCGCAACAACTTGTGAAAGGAAATCGAGTTGACTCATCAGACCAAATTGAATCATTCTGGAATAATAGGGGTCAAGAGGATGCTTTCTCTGTAGATTCACCCTTCAGATCTGATGATTGGAGTGTTAGGAGCAAGAAACGGAAGATGGGGGAAAATTCGCCCGATCTTAAGTACAAGTCTCATAGGGATTCCCCACCACAATTAAATGATAGATTTTTACCTTCTGAATATAGAGCAAAGCCATTTGAAGAGAAGACCAGGGGACAGAATGGAGGACCTGACCCAGCAGTAAATAGAGGTAATAAATTgtttaatagaaatgaagagacgGAATCTGACTCAACGGATCAATCCTACGATGATGAGGATAGCAACCCTTTGCTGAGAAGCAAGATAGCTTATCCCACTGGTGTTGGGGAAGCTTCCCGGTCTTCTTTGTCAAAGTTTGTGAAAGGTGGTAAAAAGGCCAAACTTTTCAAGAAAGATACGACAGCAGATATACAGTCCCTTGATGGAACTACACACTCTAAGAAGGTTGGTAGTTTTCTGGAACAGGGACATCTCCACGGTGTAGAAAAATACTCTTCAAAAGCAAAACAGAAGGGCAAGATGCGAGATAGTAGTCCCTTGCGTGAATCATCTGCCAGAGTTATGGAAGAAGATAACTATGCCTTCGGTTTGGGTAAATTCGCtgatgatgataatgatcatATTTACAATTTAGTCAAGAATGGCCCACTGTCAGGGGAGCCTGGTGAGAAGTCACAAAAGAACCATCCTGTTGATGGGAAACAAAAAAGGGGAATTACCCGTGACCAATCACATCGCATTCGTGAGTATATGGTTGATGATGAGGATGGTTCACTCCGACAAGGACGATTGTCAGCGGAAGGTAAGAGACAAGGTAGATTTGGGAAGAAAAGTCTGAACACTGAAGCATATGTGGCTGATCATTGTGAAAAATCTGAGGCCTCACTACAGGGGTGCAGTGTGATGACAAAGAAACGGAAAGGGAAGGTTGATGTAACAGACATGTATAAGGGGGATGAAGACAATGACCTGATATCTGACCATCAACATCTTATTGATGATTCCATTTCTTCAAAGAAGAAGGCGAAGAGGAAAGTTGAGGCTGATGCTGGTGGCTCAGATATGGAACCTTCTGAACCACCCATTTCAGAAATGGGTACTACAGATATGGAGCTGGAGATTAAGCCACAGAAAAAGGCATTTACTTTAATCACACCTACTGTTCTCACAGGCTTCTCATTTTCTATTATACATCTTCTTTCTGCAGTTCGCTTAGCAATGATAACTCCACTTCCAGAAGATACTTTAGAGGTTGGCAAATCTGTTGAAGAGCAGAATAAGAAGGATGATGGTGTGAGTGGGGTTCATTCTCGAGAGAAGGCAGATGCCAATAACACAGAGCAGGCTGGGGAAGTTAATGTACCTTCTCTAACTGTTCAGGAAATTGTAAACCGTGTGAGATCAAACCCTGGGGATCCTTGCATTCTTGAGACTCAAGAGCCACTTCAAGACCTGGTGAGAGGAGTTCTCAAGATATTTTCCTCAAAAACTGCACCATTAGGAGCAAAAGGTTGGAAGACACTGGCAGTCTATGAAAAGTCTACCAAAAGTTGGTCATGGCTTGGTCCTGTTTCTCATAGCTCGTCAGATCATGAGACAATAGAGGAGGTCACATCTCCTGACGCTTGGTCCCTTCCTCACAAAATGCTTGTCAAGTTGGTTGATTCATTTGCTAATTGGTTAAAAAGTGGCCAAGAGACTCTTCAACAAATAGGAAGCCTTCCTGCACCACCGTTGTCTTTGATGCAGCTGAATCTGGATGAGAAAGAAAGGTTCAGGGACCTAAGAGCTCAAAAGAGTCTTAATACCATTAGTCCTAGTACTGAAGAAGTGAGGGCTTACTTTCGCAAGGAGGAAATTCTTAGGTATTCAATTCCCGATAGGGCTTTCTCTTATACAGCTGCTGATGGTAAGAAATCAATTGTTGCTCCCTTAAGAAGGTGCGGTGGCAAGCCAACTTCAAAAGCCCGAGATCACTTTATGTTGAAGCGTGATCGACCCCCACATGTTACTATTCTTTGTCTTGTTAGAGATGCTGCAGCTAGATTGCCTGGAAGTATTGGCACAAGAGCAGATGTTTGTACCTTGATAAGAGATTCTCAATACATTGTTGAAGATGTTTCTGATAGCCAAGTTAATCAAGTTGTTAGTGGAGCCCTTGACCGATTGCATTATGAACGTGATCCTTGTGTACAATTTGATGGGGAAAGGAAATTATGGGTTTATTTACatagagaaagagaagaagaagattttGAGGATGATGGTACTTCATCTACAAAGAAATGGAAAAGGCAGAAAAAAGATGCTGCAGAGCAGGCTGACCAAGGAACGGTAACTGTGGCTTTCTCTGGGACTGCAGATCAAATTGGTGGATATGATCTGTGTTCTGATCTCAATGCAGAGCCATTGAGCGTTGATGATAAAGGAACAGAACTTGGATTTGATGATGCAAGACATAATGGGGATGATAACATTGATCCCAATCAAGGGTCTGAACAGGGTGACATGCGTGATGGCCATCCAATTGTTTGGGATGCTCTTGACCTAAATCCTATGCGGGAAAATAAATTACTGTGTCAGGAAAATTCAACAAATGAAGATTTTGATGACGAAACCTTTGGGAGAGAAAGACCAGTTGGAGTTTTAATGTAG